A portion of the Algimonas porphyrae genome contains these proteins:
- the thiS gene encoding sulfur carrier protein ThiS, whose product MTFGIAVFAQVNVRVNARAPVKQATETMHLIINGENHDDLPDGLTIAGLIAHLGLPEKKIAIERNLSVVPKSSFTNVRLEDHDVLEIIHFIGGG is encoded by the coding sequence ATGACTTTTGGCATCGCCGTCTTTGCGCAAGTGAATGTGCGTGTTAACGCCCGCGCCCCGGTCAAACAAGCGACAGAGACGATGCATCTGATCATAAATGGTGAAAATCACGACGATTTGCCCGATGGCCTCACCATCGCAGGGCTGATCGCGCATCTCGGATTGCCGGAAAAGAAAATTGCGATCGAACGCAACCTTAGCGTTGTTCCTAAGTCGAGTTTCACCAATGTGAGGCTTGAAGACCATGACGTTCTCGAGATCATTCACTTTATCGGAGGCGGCTAA
- a CDS encoding CTP synthase codes for MGSSPRYIFITGGVVSSLGKGLASAALGALLQARGYKVRLRKLDPYLNVDPGTMSPYQHGEVYVTDDGAETDLDLGHYERFTGVSATQGDNITTGRIYSDIIAKERRGDYLGATVQVIPHVTNEIKNFVLSDAGDVDFVLCEVGGTVGDIEGLPFFEALRQLGQELPRGQCCFLHVTLLPYIAVAGEMKTKPTQHSVKELRSIGIQPDILLCRSERPIPEGERRKIARFCNVRESAVIQGLDAESIYAVPLAYHKEGLDREVLAHFGVETPPKADLAVWQEIHQTLSNPDGDVKIAVVGKYTVLPDAYKSITEALVHGGIANNVKVRIRWVEAEDFEAGNPEDVLKGANGILVPGGFGERGTEGKIKAIQYAREKDIPYFGICLGMQMAVIEAARNLAGIKTASSSEFGDDGENIVGLMTEWTRGNERFERSNTTDLGGTMRLGAYPARLETGSLVAEAYGVDQISERHRHRYEVNIDYRAVLEEAGLRFSGLSPDGVLPEIVEIPTHPWFVGVQFHPELKSRPFDPHPLFDGFIGAAKTQSRLV; via the coding sequence ATGGGTTCTTCCCCGCGCTATATCTTTATTACGGGCGGCGTCGTGTCGTCGCTGGGCAAGGGCCTGGCGTCGGCGGCATTGGGCGCTTTGCTGCAAGCGCGCGGCTACAAGGTCCGTCTGCGCAAGCTGGATCCCTATCTGAATGTGGATCCGGGCACGATGAGCCCCTATCAGCATGGCGAAGTCTATGTGACGGATGATGGTGCCGAAACCGATCTCGATCTCGGCCACTATGAACGGTTTACCGGCGTTTCAGCAACGCAAGGCGACAACATCACGACGGGGCGGATTTACTCCGACATTATCGCCAAGGAGCGTCGGGGTGACTATCTGGGCGCAACAGTTCAGGTTATCCCGCATGTGACGAATGAAATTAAGAACTTCGTTCTGTCGGATGCTGGCGATGTCGATTTCGTCCTATGCGAAGTCGGCGGAACGGTAGGGGATATTGAGGGCTTGCCATTCTTCGAAGCCTTGCGCCAACTGGGTCAGGAATTGCCTCGTGGACAGTGCTGTTTCCTGCATGTGACTCTTCTGCCCTATATTGCCGTTGCCGGCGAAATGAAGACCAAGCCAACCCAGCACTCAGTCAAAGAGCTTCGCTCGATCGGCATTCAGCCTGATATTCTTCTGTGTCGGTCGGAACGTCCGATCCCGGAAGGGGAACGACGCAAGATTGCGCGTTTCTGCAACGTCCGCGAATCGGCCGTCATTCAGGGCCTTGATGCGGAGTCGATCTATGCCGTTCCGCTGGCATACCACAAGGAAGGGCTGGATCGGGAAGTCCTGGCGCATTTCGGTGTCGAAACCCCGCCCAAAGCCGATCTCGCTGTCTGGCAGGAGATTCACCAGACCTTGTCGAACCCGGACGGAGACGTAAAAATTGCCGTCGTCGGCAAATATACGGTTCTGCCCGATGCCTATAAATCGATCACCGAAGCGCTGGTACATGGCGGCATAGCCAATAACGTAAAAGTCCGCATTCGCTGGGTCGAAGCCGAAGATTTCGAAGCCGGCAATCCTGAAGACGTGCTCAAAGGGGCGAACGGTATTCTGGTTCCAGGCGGGTTCGGTGAACGTGGGACTGAAGGCAAGATCAAGGCCATTCAGTATGCCCGTGAAAAAGACATACCCTATTTCGGCATCTGTCTTGGCATGCAGATGGCCGTGATCGAAGCGGCTCGTAATCTTGCCGGCATCAAGACGGCCAGTTCGTCGGAATTTGGCGATGACGGGGAAAATATTGTCGGTCTGATGACAGAATGGACGCGCGGCAATGAACGGTTCGAACGCAGCAATACGACCGATCTTGGCGGGACCATGCGTCTCGGCGCTTATCCGGCGCGTCTTGAAACGGGGTCACTTGTGGCCGAGGCCTATGGGGTCGACCAGATCAGCGAGCGTCACCGTCACCGCTACGAAGTCAATATAGACTATCGTGCGGTTCTGGAAGAAGCAGGCTTACGTTTCTCAGGTCTGTCTCCGGACGGGGTTCTGCCTGAAATCGTCGAAATTCCCACTCATCCCTGGTTCGTCGGCGTGCAGTTTCATCCCGAACTGAAAAGCCGTCCGTTCGACCCGCACCCACTCTTCGATGGTTTCATCGGTGCGGCGAAGACGCAAAGCCGTCTTGTCTGA
- a CDS encoding type II 3-dehydroquinate dehydratase, which yields MPKVIHIINGPNLNLLGTREPEVYGSQTLEDIEAMVRASAGDATIVFHQSNVEGELVVFIQEAGRSADAIILNPAAYTHSSVAIYDALKAVPIPAVEVHLSQPAARESFRRRSLVSEAVTGTISGFGANSYLLGLQAALKLAKGGG from the coding sequence ATGCCAAAAGTCATTCACATCATCAACGGCCCCAATCTCAATCTGCTCGGCACGAGAGAGCCGGAGGTCTATGGCTCGCAGACGCTTGAAGATATCGAAGCGATGGTCAGGGCCTCTGCGGGTGATGCTACCATCGTGTTTCATCAATCCAACGTCGAGGGCGAACTGGTCGTTTTCATACAGGAGGCTGGTAGGTCCGCCGACGCCATCATCCTCAATCCCGCTGCGTACACCCATAGCTCGGTCGCAATCTATGACGCCCTCAAGGCCGTCCCCATACCTGCAGTTGAAGTTCACCTTTCGCAACCCGCTGCGCGGGAGAGTTTTCGCCGTAGATCGCTTGTTTCCGAGGCCGTAACCGGCACGATTAGTGGTTTTGGTGCAAACTCTTATCTTTTAGGGCTGCAAGCGGCGCTCAAACTCGCTAAAGGGGGCGGATAA
- the secG gene encoding preprotein translocase subunit SecG, whose protein sequence is MSTVLLVILLIISVIMTGLILIQRSEGGALGIGGGGGGGGSGFMSGRAATTSVARMTAILGTIFLILSLLLSVVFALETNNTSRLDGNDVDGAVAIDTETGEPAADESATDE, encoded by the coding sequence ATGTCTACCGTTCTGCTCGTCATCCTTCTTATCATCTCGGTCATCATGACCGGCCTGATCCTGATTCAGCGCTCCGAAGGCGGGGCGCTGGGGATTGGCGGCGGCGGTGGCGGCGGTGGATCGGGTTTCATGTCAGGCCGCGCAGCGACCACATCCGTTGCGCGCATGACTGCGATCCTCGGCACGATCTTCCTGATCCTGTCGCTGCTTCTGTCTGTGGTTTTCGCGCTGGAGACGAACAATACGTCACGGCTCGATGGTAACGACGTGGATGGTGCTGTCGCAATCGATACTGAAACTGGCGAACCTGCAGCCGACGAATCCGCAACCGACGAGTAG
- a CDS encoding thiazole synthase, translated as MSAVKKDVLTIAGRDYMSRLIIGTGKYADYQQNADALDASGAEIVTVAVRRVNLSDPSAPMLADFIDPDDTTYLPNTAGCFTGEDAVRTLRLAREAGGWDLVKLEVLSDPKHLYPDMEETLRAMKLLKEDGFDVMVYCSDDPVFTRKLEDMGAAAIMPLGAPIGSGLGIQNPVNIRLIIEQSSVPVIVDAGVGTASDATIAMELGCDGVLMNTAIAEAKDPIRMARAMKHAVIAGREAYLAGRMPKKRYADPSSPLAGLI; from the coding sequence GTGTCTGCTGTAAAAAAAGATGTCCTGACGATTGCGGGGCGGGACTACATGTCTCGCCTGATCATCGGGACCGGAAAATATGCGGATTATCAGCAGAATGCCGATGCGCTCGACGCGTCCGGCGCTGAGATTGTGACTGTTGCGGTCCGGCGCGTTAATCTGTCGGACCCATCCGCGCCGATGCTGGCTGATTTTATCGATCCGGATGACACGACCTATCTACCCAATACGGCGGGTTGCTTTACTGGAGAAGACGCCGTGCGAACCCTCAGGCTGGCGCGCGAGGCGGGCGGCTGGGATCTGGTAAAACTGGAGGTTCTGTCCGACCCGAAACATCTTTATCCAGATATGGAGGAGACGCTCCGAGCCATGAAGCTCCTCAAAGAAGATGGTTTCGACGTCATGGTCTATTGCTCGGACGACCCGGTCTTTACGCGAAAGCTTGAAGATATGGGCGCGGCGGCCATCATGCCGCTGGGCGCGCCGATTGGGTCCGGGCTTGGCATACAGAACCCCGTCAATATCCGGTTGATTATCGAACAATCATCCGTCCCGGTCATCGTCGATGCCGGTGTCGGAACGGCGTCGGACGCGACGATTGCGATGGAACTGGGCTGTGACGGCGTCCTGATGAACACGGCTATCGCGGAAGCGAAAGATCCGATTCGCATGGCCCGCGCCATGAAACATGCTGTGATTGCGGGTCGTGAAGCCTATCTGGCAGGCCGGATGCCGAAGAAACGCTATGCCGACCCCAGCTCGCCTCTGGCCGGTCTGATCTGA